The following are encoded together in the Triticum dicoccoides isolate Atlit2015 ecotype Zavitan chromosome 6B, WEW_v2.0, whole genome shotgun sequence genome:
- the LOC119320551 gene encoding uncharacterized protein LOC119320551 encodes MLRLRSCVLAHLLSSPTTSHGSTFRCLLSATTAAPAVSPPTGFAVEEYLVDTCGLTRAQALKASAKLSHLKSPSKPDAVLAFLADLGLSTTDVATVVARDPKFLCAGVERTLSPIIEGLAGLGLSRSEITRLVPLAANDHFRSKPVVSKVHYYLRLLGSFEEFLRALKCNQHLLSHNLERVVKRNVGLLQECTLGACDIGKLAISMPRMLTANVEQIRAMVASAQALGVPQGSGMCRLALRSVAFVSEEKIAAKMEYLKKTFRWSDAEVGIAVSKGPFVLMSSKDMLHRRSEFLISEVGLEPAYIARHPSLLTVAEPGKMYNTGRLKAATLSYKFLNKKTVKQM; translated from the coding sequence ATGCTCCGCCTCCGGAGCTGCGTCCTCGCGCACCTGCTCTCCTCTCCCACCACCTCTCACGGCTCCACCTTCCGCTGTCTCCTCTCTGCCACCACCGCCGCGCCCGCCGTTTCCCCACCCACCGGATTCGCCGTCGAGGAGTACCTGGTCGATACCTGCGGTCTCACCCGAGCGCAGGCCCTCAAGGCCTCCGCCAAGCTCTCCCACCTCAAATCCCCATCCAAGCCAGACGCCGTCCTCGCCTTCCTCGCCGACCTTGGCCTCTCGACCACGGACGTCGCCACCGTCGTCGCGAGAGACCCCAAGTTCCTCTGCGCCGGCGTGGAGAGAACCCTGTCCCCAATCATCGAAGGGCTCGCCGGCCTTGGACTGTCGCGTTCTGAGATCACGCGACTCGTCCCGCTCGCCGCCAACGACCACTTCCGCAGCAAACCCGTCGTCTCCAAGGTGCACTACTACCTGCGCCTCTTGGGCTCCTTCGAGGAATTCCTTCGGGCATTAAAGTGTAACCAACATCTCCTCTCGCACAACCTCGAGAGGGTGGTCAAGCGGAATGTCGGATTACTGCAGGAGTGCACGCTAGGTGCTTGCGATATTGGCAAGCTTGCCATCTCTATGCCAAGGATGCTCACCGCCAACGTGGAGCAAATCCGGGCGATGGTTGCCTCTGCTCAAGCTTTAGGTGTGCCTCAGGGCTCTGGGATGTGCAGGCTAGCTCTGCGGTCTGTTGCATTCGTCAGTGAGGAGAAGATTGCTGCCAAAATGGAATACTTGAAGAAGACGTTTAGGTGGTCCGATGCCGAGGTTGGCATTGCTGTGTCAAAGGGTCCATTTGTGCTGATGTCGTCAAAGGACATGCTGCACCGTAGGTCCGAGTTCCTTATCTCTGAGGTGGGGTTGGAGCCGGCATACATTGCTCGCCACCCATCGTTGCtcacagtggcggagccaggaaaaaTGTATAACACGGGCCGACTGAAGGCAGCAACACTTTCGTACAAATTTTTAAACAAAAAAACAGTGAAGCAGATGTAA